One part of the Quercus lobata isolate SW786 chromosome 7, ValleyOak3.0 Primary Assembly, whole genome shotgun sequence genome encodes these proteins:
- the LOC115952728 gene encoding probable inactive leucine-rich repeat receptor-like protein kinase At3g03770 isoform X1 — translation MGKMLHHHELLVIFIFLLFINHSEQLQTSQVQTLLRIQQLLNFPVVLSSWNNNTDFCNTEANSSSTVICYEGSITQLHIIGNKGMPLLPRNFSLDSFVTTLVKLPDLKVLALVSLGLWGTLPGKIVRLSSLEIFNVTSNFLYGSIPQELSSLTSLQTLILDDNMFAGQLPDWLGSLPVLTVLSLKKNSFNGSLPSALSNLENLRVLALSHNHFYGAVPDFERLTNLQVLDLEDNAFGPQFPRLGNKLVTLVLSKNRFRSGIPAEVSSYYQLQWLDLSINTFVGRFPASLLSLPSITYLSIAGNKFTGMLFENLSCSSELEFVDFSSNLLTGSLPSCLLTDSKERVVLYARNCLATGKQSQHPFSFCRNEALAVGIPPHHKNQKEASKIVLFLAIIGGLVGGIALLGLAYLMVRRVNARRETKVKKPPTRLIAENASAGYTSKILSDARYISQTMKMGELGLPAYRTFSLEELEEATNNFDTSAFMGEGSHGQMYRGRLKDGSIVAVRCLKMKKSHSTQNFMHHIELILKLRHRHLVSALGHCFECYLDDSSVSRIFFVFEYVPNGTLRSWISEGHSQHSLTWTQRISAAIGVAKGIQFLHTGIVPGVYSNNLKITDILLDQNLVAKISCYNLPLLAENMVKFGHGSLPSGSKDPIVNARVTHEAKNDVYDFGVMLLEIILGRKVKSGSEVDILKDRLQGCIAADDVARRNMVDPAVHKACLDQSLKTMMEICVRCLLKDPSDRPSLEDVLWNLQFAAQVQDAWHSDFQSNEGSPVSASHSRRLTFH, via the exons ATGGGAAAAATGTTGCACCATCATGAGCttctagttatttttatttttttgcttttcatcAATCACTCAGAGCAACTGCAAACCTCCCAGGTTCAGACCCTTTTACGAATTCAGCAACTTCTAAACTTTCCAGTTGTTTTAAGCAGCTGGAATAACAACACAGATTTCTGCAACACTGAAGCAAATTCATCTTCAACTGTTATATGCTATGAAGGAAGCATAACCCAGCTGCACATAATTGGCAACAAGGGAATGCCACTTTTACCTCGGAACTTTTCTTTAGACTCCTTTGTGACCACCCTAGTTAAGCTTCCTGACCTGAAGGTTCTCGCATTGGTCTCTCTCGGTTTATGGGGCACTTTACCTGGTAAAATTGTGCGTTTATCATCGTTAGAAATATTTAATGTGACTTCCAATTTCCTGTATGGTTCCATTCCTCAAGAGCTTTCATCCTTAACAAGCCTCCAGACACTAATACTTGATGACAATATGTTTGCTGGCCAGCTACCAGATTGGCTGGGTTCACTTCCGGTTTTGACTGTTTtaagtttgaagaaaaattcgTTCAATGGGTCTCTGCCAAGTGCATTAAGTAATTTGGAGAATCTTAGAGTTCTTGCACTTTCACATAACCACTTTTATGGAGCGGTGCCTGATTTTGAACGTTTGACAAACCTTCAAGTGCTTGATTTGGAAGATAATGCTTTTGGACCTCAATTCCCTCGACTTGGCAACAAGTTGGTTACTCTTGTCTTGAGTAAGAACAGGTTCAGGTCTGGCATCCCTGCTGAAGTGAGCTCTTATTATCAGCTTCAATGGCTGGATTTGTCTATCAATACATTTGTGGGAAGATTCCCAGCGTCCTTGTTATCACTGCCTTCTATTACTTATCTGAGTATTGCAGGGAACAAATTCACAGGAATGCTTTTTGAAAATCTATCTTGCAGCTCTGAACTTGAATTTGTGGATTTTTCCTCAAATCTTTTGACTGGAAGCCTACCTAGCTGTCTACTGACAGATTCTAAGGAAAGGGTAGTCCTGTATGCCAGGAATTGTTTGGCCACTGGAAAACAAAGTCAACATCCATTTTCATTTTGTCGCAATGAAGCCTTAGCCGTGGGCATTCCTCCACATCACAAGAATCAGAAAGAAGCTTCTAAAATAGTTCTTTTCTTGGCTATAATTGGAGGGCTTGTTGGAGGAATTGCACTTCTTGGACTAGCTTACTTGATGGTTAGAAGAGTAAATGCCAGGAGAGAAACAAAGGTTAAGAAACCTCCAACAAGATTAATAGCAGAGAATGCATCCGCTGGGTACACCTCAAAGATACTTTCGGATGCAA GGTATATATCTCAAACAATGAAGATGGGAGAACTGGGTCTTCCAGCTTATCGAACCTTTTCATTGGAAGAGCTTGAGGAGGCTACAAACAACTTTGACACATCTGCTTTCATGGGTGAAGGTTCTCATGGACAG ATGTACAGAGGCAGGCTAAAGGATGGTTCTATTGTAGCTGTTAGATgcctaaaaatgaaaaaaagccaCAGCACTCAAAATTTTATGCACCATATAGAGCTGATATTAAAACTCAGGCATCGCCATTTGGTCAGTGCTTTGGGACACTGCTTTGAGTGCTACCTGGATGATTCAAGTGTCagcagaattttttttgtctttgaatATGTACCAAATGGCACACTAAGGAGCTGGATCTCTG AGGGACATTCTCAACATTCTCTTACTTGGACACAACGTATAAGTGCTGCAATAGGAGTAGCAAAGGGCATCCAATTTTTACATACAGGGATCGTGCCTGGTGTATATTCCAATAATCTTAAAATAACTGATATTTTATTGGATCAGAACCTTGTTGCAAAAATTAGCTGTTACAATTTGCCCTTATTAGCTGAGAACATGGTAAAg TTTGGTCATGGAAGCCTGCCTAGCGGATCCAAAGATCCTATTGTTAATGCAAG GGTTACACATGAAGCCAAAAATGATGTTTATGACTTCGGAGTGATGTTGCTAGAAataattttgggtagaaaagtAAAATCTGGAAGTGAAGTGGACATTCTAAAAGATCGG TTACAAGGATGCATTGCAGCTGATGATGTAGCTCGAAGGAACATGGTTGACCCAGCAGTACACAAGGCATGCCTGGATCAATCATTAAAAACAATGATGGAGATCTGCGTTAGGTGTCTGCTTAAGGACCCATCAGATAGACCTTCTCTTGAGGATGTGCTTTGGAACTTGCAGTTTGCAGCTCAAGTTCAGGATGCTTGGCACAGCGACTTTCAGAGCAATGAGGGGTCTCCAGTCTCGGCTTCACATTCTCGAAGACTCACCTTCCATTAG
- the LOC115952728 gene encoding probable inactive leucine-rich repeat receptor-like protein kinase At3g03770 isoform X2 has translation MGKMLHHHELLVIFIFLLFINHSEQLQTSQVQTLLRIQQLLNFPVVLSSWNNNTDFCNTEANSSSTVICYEGSITQLHIIGNKGMPLLPRNFSLDSFVTTLVKLPDLKVLALVSLGLWGTLPGKIVRLSSLEIFNVTSNFLYGSIPQELSSLTSLQTLILDDNMFAGQLPDWLGSLPVLTVLSLKKNSFNGSLPSALSNLENLRVLALSHNHFYGAVPDFERLTNLQVLDLEDNAFGPQFPRLGNKLVTLVLSKNRFRSGIPAEVSSYYQLQWLDLSINTFVGRFPASLLSLPSITYLSIAGNKFTGMLFENLSCSSELEFVDFSSNLLTGSLPSCLLTDSKERVVLYARNCLATGKQSQHPFSFCRNEALAVGIPPHHKNQKEASKIVLFLAIIGGLVGGIALLGLAYLMVRRVNARRETKVKKPPTRLIAENASAGYTSKILSDARYISQTMKMGELGLPAYRTFSLEELEEATNNFDTSAFMGEGSHGQMYRGRLKDGSIVAVRCLKMKKSHSTQNFMHHIELILKLRHRHLVSALGHCFECYLDDSSVSRIFFVFEYVPNGTLRSWISEGHSQHSLTWTQRISAAIGVAKGIQFLHTGIVPGVYSNNLKITDILLDQNLVAKISCYNLPLLAENMFGHGSLPSGSKDPIVNARVTHEAKNDVYDFGVMLLEIILGRKVKSGSEVDILKDRLQGCIAADDVARRNMVDPAVHKACLDQSLKTMMEICVRCLLKDPSDRPSLEDVLWNLQFAAQVQDAWHSDFQSNEGSPVSASHSRRLTFH, from the exons ATGGGAAAAATGTTGCACCATCATGAGCttctagttatttttatttttttgcttttcatcAATCACTCAGAGCAACTGCAAACCTCCCAGGTTCAGACCCTTTTACGAATTCAGCAACTTCTAAACTTTCCAGTTGTTTTAAGCAGCTGGAATAACAACACAGATTTCTGCAACACTGAAGCAAATTCATCTTCAACTGTTATATGCTATGAAGGAAGCATAACCCAGCTGCACATAATTGGCAACAAGGGAATGCCACTTTTACCTCGGAACTTTTCTTTAGACTCCTTTGTGACCACCCTAGTTAAGCTTCCTGACCTGAAGGTTCTCGCATTGGTCTCTCTCGGTTTATGGGGCACTTTACCTGGTAAAATTGTGCGTTTATCATCGTTAGAAATATTTAATGTGACTTCCAATTTCCTGTATGGTTCCATTCCTCAAGAGCTTTCATCCTTAACAAGCCTCCAGACACTAATACTTGATGACAATATGTTTGCTGGCCAGCTACCAGATTGGCTGGGTTCACTTCCGGTTTTGACTGTTTtaagtttgaagaaaaattcgTTCAATGGGTCTCTGCCAAGTGCATTAAGTAATTTGGAGAATCTTAGAGTTCTTGCACTTTCACATAACCACTTTTATGGAGCGGTGCCTGATTTTGAACGTTTGACAAACCTTCAAGTGCTTGATTTGGAAGATAATGCTTTTGGACCTCAATTCCCTCGACTTGGCAACAAGTTGGTTACTCTTGTCTTGAGTAAGAACAGGTTCAGGTCTGGCATCCCTGCTGAAGTGAGCTCTTATTATCAGCTTCAATGGCTGGATTTGTCTATCAATACATTTGTGGGAAGATTCCCAGCGTCCTTGTTATCACTGCCTTCTATTACTTATCTGAGTATTGCAGGGAACAAATTCACAGGAATGCTTTTTGAAAATCTATCTTGCAGCTCTGAACTTGAATTTGTGGATTTTTCCTCAAATCTTTTGACTGGAAGCCTACCTAGCTGTCTACTGACAGATTCTAAGGAAAGGGTAGTCCTGTATGCCAGGAATTGTTTGGCCACTGGAAAACAAAGTCAACATCCATTTTCATTTTGTCGCAATGAAGCCTTAGCCGTGGGCATTCCTCCACATCACAAGAATCAGAAAGAAGCTTCTAAAATAGTTCTTTTCTTGGCTATAATTGGAGGGCTTGTTGGAGGAATTGCACTTCTTGGACTAGCTTACTTGATGGTTAGAAGAGTAAATGCCAGGAGAGAAACAAAGGTTAAGAAACCTCCAACAAGATTAATAGCAGAGAATGCATCCGCTGGGTACACCTCAAAGATACTTTCGGATGCAA GGTATATATCTCAAACAATGAAGATGGGAGAACTGGGTCTTCCAGCTTATCGAACCTTTTCATTGGAAGAGCTTGAGGAGGCTACAAACAACTTTGACACATCTGCTTTCATGGGTGAAGGTTCTCATGGACAG ATGTACAGAGGCAGGCTAAAGGATGGTTCTATTGTAGCTGTTAGATgcctaaaaatgaaaaaaagccaCAGCACTCAAAATTTTATGCACCATATAGAGCTGATATTAAAACTCAGGCATCGCCATTTGGTCAGTGCTTTGGGACACTGCTTTGAGTGCTACCTGGATGATTCAAGTGTCagcagaattttttttgtctttgaatATGTACCAAATGGCACACTAAGGAGCTGGATCTCTG AGGGACATTCTCAACATTCTCTTACTTGGACACAACGTATAAGTGCTGCAATAGGAGTAGCAAAGGGCATCCAATTTTTACATACAGGGATCGTGCCTGGTGTATATTCCAATAATCTTAAAATAACTGATATTTTATTGGATCAGAACCTTGTTGCAAAAATTAGCTGTTACAATTTGCCCTTATTAGCTGAGAACATG TTTGGTCATGGAAGCCTGCCTAGCGGATCCAAAGATCCTATTGTTAATGCAAG GGTTACACATGAAGCCAAAAATGATGTTTATGACTTCGGAGTGATGTTGCTAGAAataattttgggtagaaaagtAAAATCTGGAAGTGAAGTGGACATTCTAAAAGATCGG TTACAAGGATGCATTGCAGCTGATGATGTAGCTCGAAGGAACATGGTTGACCCAGCAGTACACAAGGCATGCCTGGATCAATCATTAAAAACAATGATGGAGATCTGCGTTAGGTGTCTGCTTAAGGACCCATCAGATAGACCTTCTCTTGAGGATGTGCTTTGGAACTTGCAGTTTGCAGCTCAAGTTCAGGATGCTTGGCACAGCGACTTTCAGAGCAATGAGGGGTCTCCAGTCTCGGCTTCACATTCTCGAAGACTCACCTTCCATTAG